The Lutibacter sp. A64 genome segment TCCATTTTACAAATATATAAATCTTATTACTACAAGCACTAATTAGAATTGCTATAAAATTTATGTTTCTTTTTATGCAATTTGATTTTATAAAATCGTATAAATTATTTCAAATTTAGTACTTTTGCACCTTAAAATAATTTAGCAAAAATATGCACAATAATTTAGAATTAGCTGTAAAAAATGCGTTTAAAGAAATTTACAACGCAGAAATACAGTCAGTTGAATTTCAAGCAACTAAAAAAGATTTTAAAGGAGATATTACAATTGTTATTTTCACCTTTTTACGTTTTGTTAAAGGAAACCCTGTTGAAATTGGAACAAAGATTGGTACTTATTTAGCAGAAAATGTAGAAGAAGTTGCCAATTTTAACGTTGTAAAGGGGTTTTTAAACTTAGAAATTTCTGATTCGTTTTTTATAAAAAGTTTTAATACAATATATAAAACCAATAATTACGGTAAAGTTGCTACAAACAAAAATGAAAAAGCTGTTATGGTTGAATATTCTTCGCCAAACACTAACAAACCGCTTCATTTAGGGCATATTAGAAATAATTTATTAGGGTATTCTGTTTCAGAAATTATAAAAGCTTCGGGTAAGCAAGTTTATAAAACTCAAATTATTAACGATCGTGGTATTCATATTTGCAAAAGTATGGTTGCTTGGTTACATTTTGGAAATGGAGAAACTCCAGAAAGTACAGGTTTAAAAGGCGATAAATTAGTTGGTAATTATTATGTTGCTTTTGACAAAGCTTATAAAGAAGAAATTGCAAAACTTATTGCTGAAGGAAAAACTGAAGAGGAAGCTAAAAAAGAAGCTCCTATTTTAATTGAAGCTCAACAAATGTTATTAAAATGGGAAGCTGGAGATAAAGAAGTAGTTAATTTATGGAAAACTATGAATCAATGGGTTTATGATGGTTTTGATATAACCTATAAAGAATTAGGTGTAGATTTTGATAAAAACTATTTTGAAAGTAATACTTACTTATTAGGTAAAGATATTGTTGCAGAAGGTTTAGAAAAAGGAATCTTTCATAAAAAAGAAGACGGATCTGTTTGGATAGATTTAACCGATGAAGGTTTAGATGAAAAAATTGTACTACGCGCTGATGGAACTGCTGTTTATATGACACAAGATATTGGTACTGCTATTGAGCGTTTTAAAGATTTTGATCTTCAAGAGTTAGTTTACACAGTTGGAAATGAACAAGATTACCATTTTAAAGTTTTATTTCTAATTTTAGATAAATTAGGTTTCAATTGGGCTAAAAACTTATATCACTTATCATACGGAATGGTAGATTTACCTAGTGGAAAAATGAAATCTAGAGAAGGAACTGTGGTAGATGCAGATGACTTAATGATTGAAATGACTGATACAGCAAGAACAATCTCTCAAGAATTAGGTAAATTAGAAGGCTATTCTAACGAAGAAAAAGAAGCGCTTTATAAAACTATAGGTTTGGGCGCTCTAAAATATTTTATTTTAAAAGTAGATCCTAAAAAACGTATTTTATTCGACCCTGAAGAATCTGTAGATTTTGCTGGAAATACAGGTCCTTTTATTCAATATACTTATGCTAGAATACAATCTATTTTAAGAAAAGCTAAATTTGATTATACACAAGAAATAACCACCATTAATTTAGATCCAAAAGAACGAGAATTAATTAAGCAGATACAGTTATTCCCTGAAATTATACAAAATGCAGCTCAAAATCATAGTCCTGCAATAATTGCAAATTACACCTACGAATTGGTAAAAGTTTACAATTCATTCTACCAAACAGTTCCAATTTTAGGCTGTGAAAATGAAGACGAAAAAATATTTAGAACACAATTATCATTTAAAGTTGCAGAAATAACCAAAACAGCATTTACTTTATTAGGTATAAATGTGCCCGAAAGAATGTAAATAAATTATAATTTAAAAAAAATAATTTCTATTAAGTAATTATTAAATTTTATTATAGCATAAAACAAATAATAAATTAAAGCAAAAAATAACTAAATTTGCTGTGTAAAACCAGTAAGTACTCATAAAAAAGAAAAATAAAAAATATGAAATACGATATATTAATAATTGGAAGTGGTCCTGGAGGATATGTTACAGCTATTAGAGCATCACAACTTGGGTTTAAAGTTGGAGTTGTAGAAAAAGAAAACCTTGGTGGAATTTGCTTAAATTGGGGTTGTATTCCAACAAAAGCATTGTTAAAAAGCGCACAAGTTTACGATTATTTAAAACATGTAGATCAATATGGTTTAAAAGCCGAAGCAATTGATAAAGATTTTGATGCGGTAATAAAACGCAGTAGAAATGTTGCTGAAGGAATGAGTAAAGGTGTTCAATTTTTAATGAAAAAAAATAAAATTGACGTTATTGATGGTTTTGGAAAAATTAAAACTAGTAAAAAAGTTGATGTAACAGATGCAGATGGTAAAGTAACTGAATATAGTGCAGATCATATTATTATTGCAACTGGAGCACGCTCACGTGAGTTACCAAATCTACCACAAGATGGTAAAAAAGTAATTGGATATAGACAAGCAATGACCTTACCAAAACAACCTAAAAAAATGATTGTTGTTGGTTCAGGAGCTATTGGAGTTGAATTTGCACACTTTTACAATTCTATGGGAACTAATGTTACAATTGTAGAGTTTATGCCAAACGTAGTGCCTGTAGAAGATATAGAAATTTCTAAACAATTTGAACGCTCACTAAAAAAATCTGGAATAAAAGTTATGACAAATTCTTCTGTAGAATCTGTTGATACTTCTGGTAAAGGTGTAAAAGCTGTCGTTAAAACTAAAAAAGGAGAAGAAATTTTAGAAGCTGATATTGTTTTATCTGCTGTTGGAATTAAATCTAACATAGAAAATATTGGTTTAGAAGATGTTGGAATTATTGTTGATCGCGATAAAATTTTGGTAAACGATTTTTACCAAACTAACATTCCTGGTTATTATGCAATTGGTGATGTTGTTCCTGGTCAAGCTTTAGCACACGTTGCTTCTGCTGAAGGAATTACTTGTGTTGAAAAAATTGCAGGTTTACATACTGAAAAAATTGACTATGGAAATGTTCCTGGTTGTACATATGCAACTCCTGAAATTGCAAGTGTTGGTTTAACTGAAGCTAAAGCAATAGAACAAGGTTACGAAATTAAAGTTGGTAAATTTCCTTTCTCTGCATCTGGAAAAGCAAAAGCCGCTGGTAATCCAGAAGGATTTGTAAAAGTTATTTTTGATGCAAAATATGGAGAATGGTTAGGTTGCCATATGATTGGTGCTGGTGTAACTGATATGATTGCTGAAG includes the following:
- the lpdA gene encoding dihydrolipoyl dehydrogenase, which translates into the protein MKYDILIIGSGPGGYVTAIRASQLGFKVGVVEKENLGGICLNWGCIPTKALLKSAQVYDYLKHVDQYGLKAEAIDKDFDAVIKRSRNVAEGMSKGVQFLMKKNKIDVIDGFGKIKTSKKVDVTDADGKVTEYSADHIIIATGARSRELPNLPQDGKKVIGYRQAMTLPKQPKKMIVVGSGAIGVEFAHFYNSMGTNVTIVEFMPNVVPVEDIEISKQFERSLKKSGIKVMTNSSVESVDTSGKGVKAVVKTKKGEEILEADIVLSAVGIKSNIENIGLEDVGIIVDRDKILVNDFYQTNIPGYYAIGDVVPGQALAHVASAEGITCVEKIAGLHTEKIDYGNVPGCTYATPEIASVGLTEAKAIEQGYEIKVGKFPFSASGKAKAAGNPEGFVKVIFDAKYGEWLGCHMIGAGVTDMIAEAVLGRKLETTGHEVLKTIHPHPTMSEAVMEAVAAAYDEVIHL